In one Oreochromis aureus strain Israel breed Guangdong linkage group 2, ZZ_aureus, whole genome shotgun sequence genomic region, the following are encoded:
- the LOC116329399 gene encoding POU domain, class 3, transcription factor 4, translating into MATAASSPYTLLSSSPMIHPESQAMQPASPYRGHQKLLQSDYLQSVQNGHSLGHQWASNLSEGSPWSASMEQQDVKPGREDLQLGIIHHRSPHVAHHSPHHNNHGNHPGAWGTPVSHNSSITSGQQINIYSQTGFTVNGMLDHGGLTPPPNPQGQGMHPGLRDTLSPEHSDLGGHHCHDHSDEETPTSDELEHFAKQFKQRRIKLGFTQADVGLALGTLYGNVFSQTTICRFEALQLSFKNMCKLKPLLNKWLEEADSSTGSSSSIDKIAAQGRKRKKRTSIEVSVKGVLETHFLKCPKPSAQEISSLADSLQLEKEVVRVWFCNRRQKEKRMTPPGEQPPHEGPYSHSGSAGDASSCHDL; encoded by the coding sequence ATGGCCACAGCTGCCTCTAGCCCCTACACCCTGCTCAGTTCCAGTCCCATGATCCACCCGGAGAGCCAGGCCATGCAGCCTGCTAGCCCCTACAGAGGACATCAGAAACTGCTCCAGAGTGACTACCTGCAAAGCGTCCAGAACGGGCACTCCCTCGGGCACCAGTGGGCAAGCAACCTGTCGGAGGGGAGCCCCTGGTCGGCCTCCATGGAGCAGCAGGACGTGAAACCGGGCCGAGAGGACCTCCAGCTCGGCATCATCCATCACCGCTCTCCGCACGTAGCGCATCACTCTCCTCATCAcaacaaccatggcaaccacccGGGAGCCTGGGGGACCCCGGTGTCCCACAACTCCTCGATCACCAGCGGGCAGCAGATCAACATCTACTCCCAGACGGGCTTCACTGTCAACGGCATGCTGGACCACGGGGGGCTCACACCTCCACCCAACCCGCAAGGCCAAGGCATGCACCCGGGCCTCAGGGACACACTTAGCCCCGAGCACAGCGACCTCGGTGGACACCACTGCCACGACCACTCCGACGAGGAGACGCCGACTTCGGACGAGCTGGAGCACTTTGCCAAGCAGTTCAAACAGAGGAGAATCAAACTGGGCTTTACGCAGGCGGACGTGGGTTTGGCTCTGGGCACCCTGTACGGTAACGTCTTTTCCCAAACTACTATCTGCAGGTTCGAGGCTTTGCAGCTGAGCTTTAAAAACATGTGCAAACTAAAGCCGCTGCTGAACAAGTGGCTGGAGGAGGCGGACTCGTCCACGGGCAGCTCGAGCAGTATAGACAAGATAGCAGCTCaggggagaaagaggaagaagaggacgTCCATCGAAGTGAGCGTGAAGGGAGTTCTCGAGACGCACTTTCTCAAGTGTCCCAAACCTTCCGCGCAGGAGATCTCGTCGCTGGCGGACTCGCTGCAGCTGGAAAAGGAGGTGGTGCGCGTGTGGTTCTGCAACCGGAGGCAGAAGGAGAAACGCATGACGCCACCCGGAGAGCAGCCGCCCCACGAGGGACCCTATTCTCACAGCGGGAGCGCGGGAGACGCCTCCTCGTGCCATGATCTCTGA
- the rps6kal gene encoding ribosomal protein S6 kinase alpha-6 isoform X2, with the protein MDEPMEEGESFSHCDDGTYKEIPITHHVKEGCEKADPSQFELLKVLGQGSFGKVFLVRKIVGPDAGQLYAMKVLKKASLKVRDRVRTKMERDILVEVNHPFIVKLHYAFQTEGKLYLILDFLRGGDVFTRLSKEVMFTEEDVKFYLAELALALDHLHNLGIVYRDLKPENILLDEAGHIKLTDFGLSKESVDADKKAYSFCGTVEYMAPEVVNRRGHTQSADWWSLGVLMFEMLTGTLPFQGKDRNETMNMILKAKLGMPQFLSLEAQSLLRMLFKRNPANRLGAGPDGVEEIKRHAFFSTIDWNKLYRRELQPPFKPAAGKPDDTFCFDPEFTAKTPKDSPGIPPSANAHQLFKGFSFVAPTPMDENKSSPLLSILPIVQLHGGSAKFSDMYELQEDIGVGSYSICKRCVHRVSAMDYAVKIIDKSKRDPSEEIEILMRYGQHPNIITLKDVYDEGRYVYLVTELMKGGELLDRILRQKFFSEREASAVLYTITKTVDYLHCQGVVHRDLKPSNILYMDDSGNPDSIRICDFGFAKQLRGGNGLLLTPCYTANFVAPEVLMRQGYDAACDIWSLGVLLYTMLAGYTPFANGPNDTPEEILLRIGSGKFSLTGGNWDTVSDSSKDLLSHMLHVDPHQRYTAEQVLKHSWITCRDTLPHFQLTRHDAPHLVKGAMAATYSALSQKTSQPVLEPVAASSLAQRRSMKKLTSTDM; encoded by the exons ATGGATGAGCCCATGGAGGAGGGAGAGTCTTTCTCACACTGT GATGATGGGACATATAAGGAGATTCCTATCACCCACCATGTAAAAGAGGGCTGCGAGAAAGCCGATCCGTCTCAGTTCGAACTGCTAAAAGTCCTCGGCCAGGGCTCTTTCGGCAAG GTGTTTCTTGTCAGGAAGATTGTGGGTCCAGATGCTGGTCAGTTATATGCAATGAAAGTTCTAAAAAAGGCATCTTTGAAAG TCAGGGACAGAGTTCGCACTAAGATGGAAAGAGACATTTTAGTGGAAGTCAATCATCCCTTCATAGTGAAATTGCACTACG CCTTTCAGACAGAAGGGAAACTGTATTTAATACTGGACTTTCTCAGGGGAGGGGATGTATTCACTCGCTTATCCAAAGAG GTTATGTTTACAGAGGAAGATGTGAAATTCTACCTTGCAGAGCTGGCCCTGGCCCTCGACCATCTGCACAACCTGGGCATAGTTTACAGAGATCTCAAGCCAGAGAA CATCTTACTTGATGAAGCTGGACACATAAAGTTAACAG ACTTTGGTTTGAGTAAAGAGTCGGTAGATGCTGATAAGAAGGCATATTCCTTCTGTGGTACGGTGGAGTATATGGCCCCTGAGGTGGTCAACAGGAGAGGACACACGCAGAGTGCAGACTGGTGGTCTCTGGGAGTACTTATG TTTGAAATGCTCACAGGGACGTTACCATTCCAAGGGAAAGACCGCAATGAGACTATGAACATGATTCTCAA AGCTAAGTTGGGAATGCCCCAGTTCCTGAGTTTGGAAGCCCAGAGTTTGCTGAGAATGCTGTTTAAGCGTAACCCTGCTAACAGGCTAG GGGCCGGGCCCGACGGCGTGGAAGAGATCAAACGCCATGCATTCTTTTCCACCATCGACTGGAAT AAACTGTACAGGAGAGAGCTCCAGCCCCCATTCAAGCCCGCAGCAGGTAAACCAGATGACACGTTCtgctttgacccagagttcaccGCTAAAACGCCGAAAG ACTCCCCAGGTATCCCGCCCAGTGCTAATGCACACCAGCTCTTCAAAGGCTTCAGTTTTGTTGCGCCGACCCCCATGGATGAGAATAAGAGCTCCCCGCTGCTCAGCATCCTCCCCATAGTTCAG CTGCACGGAGGCTCAGCCAAGTTCTCCGACATGTACGAGCTGCAGGAGGACATCGGGGTCGGCTCCTACTCTATTTGTAAACGCTGTGTACACCGAGTCTCTGCCATGGACTATGCTGTGAAG ATTATAGACAAAAGTAAGAGGGACCCCTCTGAAGAGATCGAGATCCTGATGCGATATGGACAGCACCCCAACATCATCACTCTGAAAGAC GTGTATGACGAGGGCAGGTATGTATACCTGGTGACGGAGCTGATGAAGGGAGGGGAGCTGCTGGATCGAATCCTCAGGCAGAAGTTTTTCTCCGAGAGAGAAGCAAGTGCTGTTCTTTACACCATTACAAAGACTGTTGACTACCTCCACTGCCAAGGG gTAGTACACCGAGACCTGAAGCCCAGCAACATCCTGTATATGGACGACTCGGGGAATCCCGACTCCATTAGGATCTGTGATTTTGGATTCGCTAAGCAGCTCCGGGGAGGCAACGGCCTCCTTCTAACCCCCTGTTACACCGCCAACTTTGTGGCACCAGAG GTACTAATGCGACAAGGTTATGATGCAGCCTGTGATATATGGAGCCTTGGAGTCTTGCTGTACACCATGTTAGCAGG GTACACACCGTTCGCTAATGGGCCAAACGACACACCGGAAGAGATTCTTCTCCGGATAGGATCTGGGAAGTTCTCTTTGACGGGTGGCAACTGGGATACTGTGTCAGACAGCTCGAAG GACTTGCTGTCCCATATGCTCCATGTGGACCCTCACCAGCGATACACAGCAGAGCAGGTTCTAAAGCATTCCTGGATCACGTGCAGAGATACGCTACCGCACTTCCAGCTCACACGCCATGATGCACCGCACCTCGTCAAG GGAGCGATGGCGGCCACCTATTCAGCGCTGAGCCAGAAGACGAGTCAGCCGGTGTTGGAGCCTGTAGCGGCATCCAGTTTAGCCCAGAGACGCAGCATGAAGAAACTCACCTCAACGGACATGTAG
- the rps6kal gene encoding ribosomal protein S6 kinase alpha-6 isoform X1 — protein sequence MEVNSVSSEVNGHQIMDEPMEEGESFSHCDDGTYKEIPITHHVKEGCEKADPSQFELLKVLGQGSFGKVFLVRKIVGPDAGQLYAMKVLKKASLKVRDRVRTKMERDILVEVNHPFIVKLHYAFQTEGKLYLILDFLRGGDVFTRLSKEVMFTEEDVKFYLAELALALDHLHNLGIVYRDLKPENILLDEAGHIKLTDFGLSKESVDADKKAYSFCGTVEYMAPEVVNRRGHTQSADWWSLGVLMFEMLTGTLPFQGKDRNETMNMILKAKLGMPQFLSLEAQSLLRMLFKRNPANRLGAGPDGVEEIKRHAFFSTIDWNKLYRRELQPPFKPAAGKPDDTFCFDPEFTAKTPKDSPGIPPSANAHQLFKGFSFVAPTPMDENKSSPLLSILPIVQLHGGSAKFSDMYELQEDIGVGSYSICKRCVHRVSAMDYAVKIIDKSKRDPSEEIEILMRYGQHPNIITLKDVYDEGRYVYLVTELMKGGELLDRILRQKFFSEREASAVLYTITKTVDYLHCQGVVHRDLKPSNILYMDDSGNPDSIRICDFGFAKQLRGGNGLLLTPCYTANFVAPEVLMRQGYDAACDIWSLGVLLYTMLAGYTPFANGPNDTPEEILLRIGSGKFSLTGGNWDTVSDSSKDLLSHMLHVDPHQRYTAEQVLKHSWITCRDTLPHFQLTRHDAPHLVKGAMAATYSALSQKTSQPVLEPVAASSLAQRRSMKKLTSTDM from the exons ATGGAGGTAAACAGCGTTAGTAGTGAG GTCAATGGGCATCAGATCATGGATGAGCCCATGGAGGAGGGAGAGTCTTTCTCACACTGT GATGATGGGACATATAAGGAGATTCCTATCACCCACCATGTAAAAGAGGGCTGCGAGAAAGCCGATCCGTCTCAGTTCGAACTGCTAAAAGTCCTCGGCCAGGGCTCTTTCGGCAAG GTGTTTCTTGTCAGGAAGATTGTGGGTCCAGATGCTGGTCAGTTATATGCAATGAAAGTTCTAAAAAAGGCATCTTTGAAAG TCAGGGACAGAGTTCGCACTAAGATGGAAAGAGACATTTTAGTGGAAGTCAATCATCCCTTCATAGTGAAATTGCACTACG CCTTTCAGACAGAAGGGAAACTGTATTTAATACTGGACTTTCTCAGGGGAGGGGATGTATTCACTCGCTTATCCAAAGAG GTTATGTTTACAGAGGAAGATGTGAAATTCTACCTTGCAGAGCTGGCCCTGGCCCTCGACCATCTGCACAACCTGGGCATAGTTTACAGAGATCTCAAGCCAGAGAA CATCTTACTTGATGAAGCTGGACACATAAAGTTAACAG ACTTTGGTTTGAGTAAAGAGTCGGTAGATGCTGATAAGAAGGCATATTCCTTCTGTGGTACGGTGGAGTATATGGCCCCTGAGGTGGTCAACAGGAGAGGACACACGCAGAGTGCAGACTGGTGGTCTCTGGGAGTACTTATG TTTGAAATGCTCACAGGGACGTTACCATTCCAAGGGAAAGACCGCAATGAGACTATGAACATGATTCTCAA AGCTAAGTTGGGAATGCCCCAGTTCCTGAGTTTGGAAGCCCAGAGTTTGCTGAGAATGCTGTTTAAGCGTAACCCTGCTAACAGGCTAG GGGCCGGGCCCGACGGCGTGGAAGAGATCAAACGCCATGCATTCTTTTCCACCATCGACTGGAAT AAACTGTACAGGAGAGAGCTCCAGCCCCCATTCAAGCCCGCAGCAGGTAAACCAGATGACACGTTCtgctttgacccagagttcaccGCTAAAACGCCGAAAG ACTCCCCAGGTATCCCGCCCAGTGCTAATGCACACCAGCTCTTCAAAGGCTTCAGTTTTGTTGCGCCGACCCCCATGGATGAGAATAAGAGCTCCCCGCTGCTCAGCATCCTCCCCATAGTTCAG CTGCACGGAGGCTCAGCCAAGTTCTCCGACATGTACGAGCTGCAGGAGGACATCGGGGTCGGCTCCTACTCTATTTGTAAACGCTGTGTACACCGAGTCTCTGCCATGGACTATGCTGTGAAG ATTATAGACAAAAGTAAGAGGGACCCCTCTGAAGAGATCGAGATCCTGATGCGATATGGACAGCACCCCAACATCATCACTCTGAAAGAC GTGTATGACGAGGGCAGGTATGTATACCTGGTGACGGAGCTGATGAAGGGAGGGGAGCTGCTGGATCGAATCCTCAGGCAGAAGTTTTTCTCCGAGAGAGAAGCAAGTGCTGTTCTTTACACCATTACAAAGACTGTTGACTACCTCCACTGCCAAGGG gTAGTACACCGAGACCTGAAGCCCAGCAACATCCTGTATATGGACGACTCGGGGAATCCCGACTCCATTAGGATCTGTGATTTTGGATTCGCTAAGCAGCTCCGGGGAGGCAACGGCCTCCTTCTAACCCCCTGTTACACCGCCAACTTTGTGGCACCAGAG GTACTAATGCGACAAGGTTATGATGCAGCCTGTGATATATGGAGCCTTGGAGTCTTGCTGTACACCATGTTAGCAGG GTACACACCGTTCGCTAATGGGCCAAACGACACACCGGAAGAGATTCTTCTCCGGATAGGATCTGGGAAGTTCTCTTTGACGGGTGGCAACTGGGATACTGTGTCAGACAGCTCGAAG GACTTGCTGTCCCATATGCTCCATGTGGACCCTCACCAGCGATACACAGCAGAGCAGGTTCTAAAGCATTCCTGGATCACGTGCAGAGATACGCTACCGCACTTCCAGCTCACACGCCATGATGCACCGCACCTCGTCAAG GGAGCGATGGCGGCCACCTATTCAGCGCTGAGCCAGAAGACGAGTCAGCCGGTGTTGGAGCCTGTAGCGGCATCCAGTTTAGCCCAGAGACGCAGCATGAAGAAACTCACCTCAACGGACATGTAG
- the hdx gene encoding highly divergent homeobox — MAAPFPSSSRMDAWPQRRGLQTMNLRSVFTAEQQRILERYYENGMTNQSKSCFQLILQCAQEAKLDFSVVRTWVGNKRRKLASKVPQNGGVSHSLSSHGLAGGMLSNHTLAGGALSNHSLAVGALLPADMTAARSIQNRVHLLPPSSSFPSVSSTPSPPSSSSPLSSGSNNNNDVILTGIYSLNSGPQSRPRAAAPPPQSDSDLSAHTSSSLMNQVLQIRNSSSSSSPVHSKLVSLSQNLPSLTSASGPLVYTAVRKGALSLGEGGVSAGAGVVPHSWTRQYGTAQIRPWSSSSQSQAQLQPRPHSNPQPQPPAPQKTRVSLPVHNAGPSSDQTPRIQQVFTLSEKGDRDRLRPGPTSARKSQETHRPAPLDTSHNFSIAMETGDEEDEWQREEELANMATQTHIHREQTSASPIGAEVSVVRGNHTPPMTSSRPALLQGSYSLTAQTSLTGESSSQTAVGVSAAPWVISNSRKRTLQDRTQFSDGDLIQLKRYWDRGMTSLGSVCREKISAAANQLNVDTEIVKTWISNRRRKYRLMGIEIPPPKGGPAVFTTSSPGNQSPVSLSPNEERLRTPEIGDDMNDGGSVCLSEDGTIDSQHRDGEDGNDLSNAAPLANNVKIEVIDEDEEADEDELVASDLEQMQNLLEFKYEEVQFLENELENQKQKYQELASFTKSLLSAVRNNDLERQQELMASLPQPSDQEWDMTVDRGAQSPAESADESSNHSNPQAAGASCRDPQLAQANEVPLVTMIKDDTDVTEPSASEEQMQEAEQE; from the exons AGAATGGATGCGTGGCCACAAAGGCGTGGCCTGCAGACG ATGAACCTGCGGTCAGTATTTACGGCTGAGCAGCAGAGGATCCTGGAACGTTACTATGAGAATGGGATGACCAATCAGAGCAAGTCTTGCTTCCAGCTAATACTGCAGTGTGCTCAGGAGGCCAAATTGGACTTCAGTGTTGTCCGG ACATGGGTTGGCAACAAAAGGCGTAAGCTCGCCTCCAAGGTTCCCCAGAATGGAGGGGTGTCTCATTCCTTATCTAGTCATGGACTAGCTGGGGGAATGCTCTCCAATCACACATTAGCCGGAGGTGCTTTGTCCAATCACAGCCTAGCAGTAGGAGCGCTGCTTCCTGCTGACATGACTGCAGCGCGGAGCATCCAGAACCGCGTGCACCTTCTCCCTCCATCCTCGTCCTTCCCTTCTGTCTCGTCGACACCTTCCCCGCCCTCATCTTCCTCACCCCTAAGCAGtggaagcaacaacaacaatgatgtAATACTAACAGGGATCTACTCTCTGAACTCTGGCCCTCAGTCCCGACCGAGAGCCGCGGCCCCACCGCCTCAGTCAGACTCTGACCTCTCTGCGCACACATCCTCATCTCTGATGAACCAGGTGCTGCAGATCAGGAAcagttcctcctcctcctcacccgtCCACTCCAAGTTAGTGTCACTTTCTCAGAATCTCCCATCCCTCACTTCTGCCTCAGGGCCTTTAGTCTACACTGCAGTCAGAAAAGGCGCTTTATCCCTTGGGGAGGGGGGGGTAAGTGCAGGAGCAGGGGTAGTACCTCACAGCTGGACTAGACAATACGGTACAGCGCAAATTCGCCCTTGGTCCTCTTCCTCACAATCCCAGGCTCAGCTTCAGCCCAGACCTCACTCCAACCCACAACCTCAGCCGCCTGCTCCGCAGAAAACTCGGGTCTCTTTGCCAGTTCACAACGCCGGCCCCTCCTCTGATCAGACACCTCGTATTCAGCAGGTTTTCACCTTGTCAGAAAAGGGCGACAGGGACCGCCTCAGACCCGGACCAACGTCAGCTCGTAAAAGCCAGGAGACCCACAGGCCAGCACCTCTGGACACCAGTCATAACTTCTCCATTGCCATGGAAACTGGAGATGAAGAAGATGAGTGGCAAAGGGAAGAGGAGTTGGCAAATATGGCCACTCAAACACACATCCACAGGGAGCAGACGTCAGCCAGCCCAATCGGGGCCGAAGTGTCTGTCGTGCGAGGAAACCACACACCTCCGATGACGAGCTCCAGACCCGCATTGCTTCAGGGCAGCTACTCCCTCACAGCACAGACCTCACTTACAGGGGAATCCAGCTCACAA ACTGCAGTTGGTGTGTCTGCTGCCCCCTGGGTTATTAGCAACTCCAGAAAGAGAACA ctgCAGGATCGGACCCAGTTCAGTGATGGGGATCTTATCCAGCTAAAGCGCTACTGGGACCGAGGCATGACCAGCCTGGGCTCAGTGTGCAGGGAGAAGATCAGCGCTGCAGCAAACCAACTCAATGTAGACACTGAAATAGTCAAG ACATGGATCAGTAACAGACGGAGGAAGTACCGTCTGATGGGTATTGAAATCCCTCCACCTAAAGGTGGGCCTGCTGTATTCACAACCTCATCGCCAGGAAACCAATCGCCAGTGTCCCTCAGCCCTAACGAGGAGCGTCTCAGAACCCCTGAAATCGGAGATGACATGAACGATGGCGGCTCTGTGTGCCTGTCTGAGG ATGGCACCATCGATTCACAACACAGGGATGGAGAGGATGGAAACGATCTGTCCAATGCTGCTCCACTGGCCAATAATGTG aagatCGAAGTGATCGATGAGGACGAGGAAGCCGATGAGGACGAATTAGTGGCTTCGGACCTTGAGCAAATGCAGAACCTGCTGGAATTCAAG TATGAGGAAGTCCAGTTCTTGGAGAATGAGCTAgagaaccaaaaacaaaaataccagGAGCTTGCAAGCTTCACAAAAAGCCTGCTCAGTGCTGTGAGGAACAATGACCTGGAGAGGCAGCAG GAACTCATGGCCAGTCTACCTCAGCCTTCAGACCAGGAATGGGACATGACCGTGGACAGAGGAGCCCAGTCTCCTGCTGAGTCAGCAGATGAATCCTCCAACCACAGTAACCCCCAGGCGGCCGGCGCGAGCTGCAGAGACCCTCAGCTGGCCCAGGCCAACGAAGTCCCGCTGGTCACCATGATCAAAGATGATACTGATGTTACCGAGCCCTCTGCATCAGAGGAGCAAATGCAGGAAGCAGAACAAGagtga